One genomic region from Quercus robur chromosome 4, dhQueRobu3.1, whole genome shotgun sequence encodes:
- the LOC126722187 gene encoding uncharacterized protein LOC126722187, with amino-acid sequence MNCPLIRHEGKEPNSPHKNAVKCCEDLQNYSRHIDKLIEKQTSKELENNRLRLKTSIECARWLAFQACAFRGHDESLDSKNRGNFIELIKLTSTFNDKVASVVLENAPGNAKYTSPTIQKEILHILANNVRNAIREEIGDAKFCILVDEARDESKREQMAIILRFVDKEGFIKERFFYVVHVRDTTALTLKNEICAVLFRYNLHIENIRGQGYDGASNMRGEWNGLQALFLKDCPYAYYVHCMAHRLQLALVTASREVKDVHQFFDHLVNIINIVVGSSKRSDELQHAQAEQVENMIASNEIETGRGANQIGTLQRAGDTRWGSHFQSICSLIKMFDATCKVINTISEEGANYKQRGDAEGAYQVLTSFEFILILHLMKEIMGITNVLCQALQQQSQDLLNAMHLVSTTKSLIQKLRDDGWEPLLASVISFCEQHEIDIPDMNARYTKGRGRYRRQDDDLTMEHHFRIGIFTVAIDFQLQELKSRFCELTTELVILSSALNPKDAFRLFKIVDI; translated from the coding sequence ATGAATTGTCCTTTAATTCGTCATGAAGGGAAAGAACCAAACTCTCCACATAAAAATGCTGTGAAATGTTGCGAGGATTTACAGAATTATTCACGACATATTGACAAGCTAATTGAGAAACAAACGTCAAAAGAATTAGAGAATAATCGGTTGCGGCTCAAAACCTCAATAGAGTGTGCTCGATGGCTAGCATTCCAAGCTTGTGCTTTTAGAGGTCATGATGAAAGCCTTGATTCAAAAAATAGAggcaattttattgaattgataaaattgACATCAACTTTTAATGACAAAGTAGCTAGTGTTGTCTTGGAAAATGCTCCTGGAAATGCCAAATATACATCACCCACAATTCAAAAGGAGATTTTGCATATTCTTGCTAATAATGTGCGAAATGCTATTCGTGAAGAAATTGGAGATGCAAAATTCTGCATTCTTGTTGATGAAGCTCGGGATGAGTCGAAGAGAGAGCAAATGGCCATCATTTTGAGATTTGTTGATAAAGAAGGTTTTATTAAAGAGCGTTTTTTTTATGTTGTGCATGTTAGAGACACTACTGCATTGACTTTAAAGAATGAGATATGTGCTGTCCTTTTTCGTTATAACCTCCACATTGAAAATATTCGAGGTCAAGGATATGATGGGGCTAGTAACATGCGTGGTGAATGGAATGGATTACAAGctctttttcttaaagattGTCCATATGCTTATTATGTACATTGTATGGCTCATAGGTTGCAATTAGCTCTAGTTACAGCATCTAGAGAAGTAAAAGATGTTCATCAATTCTTTGATCATTTGGTCAATATTATCAATATTGTTGTTGGTTCTAGTAAGCGTAGTGATGAATTGCAACATGCTCAAGCAGAACAAGTTGAGAATATGATTGCTTCTAATGAAATTGAGACTGGAAGAGGTGCAAACCAGATTGGTACTTTGCAACGAGCTGGAGATACTAGGTGGGGATCtcattttcaatctatttgtAGTTTGATTAAAATGTTTGATGCTACTTGCAAAGTTATCAACACTATTTCTGAGGAAGGAGCTAATTATAAACAACGCGGTGATGCCGAGGGAGCTTATCAGGTATTAacatcatttgaatttattttaatcttgcatTTGATGAAAGAGATAATGGGAATTACTAATGTTctttgtcaagctttgcaaCAACAATCTCAAGACCTTTTAAATGCCATGCATTTAGTTTCAACTACAAAATCACTTATTCAAAAGTTGAGAGATGATGGATGGGAGCCTTTACTTGCTAGTGTTATATCATTTTGTGAGCAACATGAAATTGATATTCCTGATATGAATGCTCGTTACACTAAAGGTCGAGGTAGATATCGTCGTCAAGATGACGATTTAACAATGGAACATCATTTTAGAATTGGCATATTTACAGTTGCAATAGACTTTCAATTGCAAGAATTGAAAAGTAGATTTTGTGAGCTAACAACGGAACTTGTCATTCTTAGTTCAGCTTTAAATCCCAAGGATGCTTTTAGATTATTCAAGATTGTTGATATATGA